A window of Candidatus Bathyarchaeota archaeon genomic DNA:
GGCTTAAGGTGACTGGTTGCTGAAGTGGCCAGCCTCTTAAGCTGTGGTCGATTGTTACTGTGTCGCCTTGGATGTTTAGTGGAAGATTGAGTGTTTTTAGTTCTTCAACTGTGAGTTGGCGATTTCTGGTTATGGGCTGTGCTAGTGTTTGCGTGGCTCTAGTAATCATTTGCCGTCTTTCCTTTTTCTTTGTTGAGTTTTTCGCTTCTTTGGCTGAAGCGCGAACTCAGGTTTACCTATGTGGCTTTGAGAATTTAAATTCCAATCTGAACTTTCTTGTAGCGGTAGCTTATGCATTTCTAGGACGCAACTTTTCAAAATTATGACTCCGCTACCTTGTCCACTGGGAATTTGAGCATTCGGAATTGTCCGGTCATGCTCGATTAGCACTATGTCATCAGTTTGTTTCGAGAGCCAGCCGATGGTTTCACGTTCGACCGACTCGGCAATTGGTTGAGTGATGTTTTTGAAGAGTACGTGGTCTTTGTAGCGGACGTAGACTGCTGAGCCTATACAAAACATTAGGTTAGAAAAGGATACAGATGTGCCTCGTGTAAGTTCAGCCATCCGCTCATCTCAGCCTCAAACTGAATGTTTCTCTTGCTCTAAGTCTGCGATGCCCAGCAAATCACACAAACTCTTGAATGCCAGCAAAGCCTCAGTCTGCTTTTTCTTATCAGAAATGGCCAAAATCCTGTTCTTGAACAGTTCCAGTTCAGCCCTCAGGTCCAGCCCTTCGATAAGCTGCAGTCTTTGCTCATGATCGTTTAGCACGAAATTGATCTTATTTAGGATGGTGCAGATGTCAGCGATGATTTCTTGAACTGTCACTTTTTTGGGTTTATCCAAGCCTTTTTCACCTTGACCAACTCTCAGGCTGAACATAAAAACTATCTATCGACACAACGAGATCATCTCGTTGTAGGGGTCAACAACGACACCAATCTTTTACCGATACATCTTAAAGGCATCCACTACCTTTTTGAGCTGGTCTTTGGGAGCAGTTTCGAGAAATAAGTTTAGGTCCCTTCTCAGCTCTAAGGCGGCTCTGCCTCTTTCGCTTAGCTTATAGAGAGTTGAAAGAAAATGCGGTTTGGTCTCTCGGGTGCCCTCATCTTCCAACCAGCCCTGCTGAAATAAAGCCTTGACTCGTCTATCCACGTTTTGTTTTCCTCTACGTCTGAATCCTCTTGTGGCATGGACCTCTCTGTATATGTCATAGCTTGCCAGTAGTTTTCCCTCTGGGTAGAGAATCAAAAATATTACAAAATTTAGCTTAGCTTGTCGGCCACTGAAGACCTCAAGTTTAGTGCACTTGCTATGTTCCCTCACCACCCTTGTCTACTCTCCCGATGGATTGTAGACCAAAACTGGGTTGGGATTCTGCTAAAAACAGGATGAGGCGATGACTTGCCAGTTGTGATGACATAATGCGTAAGAATTAATACTTAATGCTATACTTTAGGACAAAACATAGAAAAATTAGTACGGATACAGAGAACCTTAAGAGTTTTGATTATCCTTCGGTTAGTTGCTCACTATTTTTCTCTTTTCTTATACGGTTAACTACCATGAATGCTCCAACAATGGTGAGGGAAACGATTGCTGCTATACCTATCAATTGAAATGCCCAAAATATTTGGCTTAACAAAGATTCTGGTCTAGAGGTTGGCTGTGGTCCAGGCGGTTGTTGTATAGGCATATCGGGGAAGATAATATAGCTTAAACCTAGCAATAAAAAAGCCGACAAAACACCAACTATGACCATTATTACCATCTTTGTTTCTAGTTTCACCAAGGTTTCGAAGATTCATCACCCCTGTGTTTTAATGAATTCTCAAAGCACCCCAATATTTTAACATTATATTTCTATTAGGTGTACTAAATTTTGTACACTCGGTTATCTGTATAACAGATGAAACGTTCTGCATATATCGGGCTAGTTTTTAAATTGGTGTTAACGATAAATTATGTCTTTGGGGGTAAGAGATTTACCAGAAGATGAATCAAGCGATGTTCTAAAGGGAACTGCTCTTGATATCTATCGCCTTTTGTTACGGAGTCGTAAATCTCTTGGTATTCGAGAAATTCAAAGAGCATTAAAACTGAGCAGCCCCTCTGTAGCGCAATATCACATCTCTAAATTAGAGCACGCAGGACTATTAAAAAAGGAAAGTGGAAATTATACCGTTGACAAGTTGATATTAGAAAATTGTGTTAAAATCAGCCGCTTCTTGATTCCTAGATATCTACTTTATTTGTCTTTTGCGATTACCATCTTATTGATAGAGCTTACTTTTTTAAGACCGCTTGTTTTTAACGGTGAATATTTCTTTTATGTATCAGTGACCGCTATAGCCGTCTTAGTTTTTCTCTATGAGACAATAAAGGTTTGGCGTAAAGGAAGCCTTTAATCCAAACAATTTCAATTTTTGTGTCCTAGTCCGTAGTACATTTGTCCTAAAGTATAGAAATAAATTCAATATGTAAAGAGATATTATCAAGGTGAATCAATGAAAAACCCAAAAATTTTAAAATTTGTTGCAGTAGCAAGTGTTCTTTTCGTTATCATGGCAATATTGCCCGTTCATGCATTGGCTCCATCGGACGAGACCATAGGCATTCCGGCTGGTGCAATGACTTTTGATGAGTTGCGCTCTATCATCTCTCAATCCACGAATAAAGACACGGTTGAGAACGATATTGAATACGAAGTGTGCGTTGAAACAGCTGATGCTTGGCAATTGCCTCCTGAGATAGTGGAAAAAATGACTAAAGAAGATTTAAATAAACTTGCATGTCTACCCGGCTACTTTACACCAAATCAGATGTCGATAGAAGTCATAACCGATAACATTGGCGGACAAATGCTATTGGATGAGACAACTCATGTTGTAAAAACAATTGTGATAATCGATGAAGAGGCGTATTATTATTACGCATGTAATGAGCCTTGGTTTGCGACATGGGAAGGATGCTGTGCGTGGGCAAATAACATTCTAGAGGGCGGTGATGATTATTTGGAGATACCTTTTGGAATTGACTTCCAAGCGCAATCACAGTATTATTGCTATTGGGAAACACCCGACTACATGGATTACTATGACCTGTTAGATGAGATTGATGGCGTTGATCCGACAGGTGTAAGCTGTGACGTGATAGTCTTAATGACAGGGCAATCTGGCGGAAGCATTGTGGGTCTCGCAAATAGAATGGGGCATCATTTTCTTATGAACGCAGCCGCATCTGGTTGGCCATATTACATTCCCGTAGCAAATCTCTTCCAACATGAAGCTTCCCACCTATACGACTGCTCAGACCACGGATACGATCAGACCTATTGTATCATGAGCTACACGTATCAGTGGCAAACAAGAGGATATTGTACTGGATGCACTACACAAATTAATCTAAACTGTGCTCGTTTCGATTAATTATTACCACTTCCTCTTTTTCTAATCTGGTGACCGCAGATAAGTTTACTTAGTAACATTTGTCGGCTTCTACTCTTGTGTTCTTTCCTAAGGGCATTTATAATAATATGCTGATGCTTTAGAGATAAGAGTTTCTCAATAAGTGTACTAAAAATGAGACAGTATGTCCTAAAGCATCGCTTTATATCAATCCAATCTGTAAATAATCTAACGGTGTATACAGAAAGTGTCAATTGCTAACTTGTATTTTGTTCCTTATGTTATTCTTTTCATTGCTCTTACAGTAATAGTTCTTGTATGTTTCTTGAAATTCCCATCACTAAGGAAATACCAGAAAAAAAGAAATATTGCAGTCTATTTTGTCTTGGCCATAATCTTTAGCTTGCTGGCGTATGAAACCTATGATGTCTCTTTAGGTCCCGCTGTCATCTCCTACAAGATAGCCAGTGAAAAACAGATTTATGCTGGGCAAGTTAATCAGTTAGTTGTTTCCTGTGAAAGCCTCAGTATGAGAGAAACAAGCTTCTATTTGGTATTGAGATCTACTAATGCATCCTTGATAGGAGACAGCCCAGATGGGATTCAAATTAACAGCAACTCAATCAAAATTCCATTCACGCTGAATAGCTTGCAGAAAGAGGTAAATAAAACAGCGTCTTTCAAAATAGACGCGAATGTTACTCGTTGTGAATTTTATTCTTCAATTGAACAATTGGACCGAAAAACTATTGTGACCGATTCCACAATTCGAGCGGAGTGCGTATTCAATAATAGATCTGATACTTACGTACTAAATACAATACTTGGTCCATCTGTATGAAAAATTCAAAGTTGGCTACGAGAAGAAATAATCTCTCTTCTACATTATCGGCAACCGCTTTTACTTTTTAAGACGTGTAGTTTTTATGCATTTGATGTCCTACTCTTTAGTACAGTTGTCCTAGAGCATAGAAATATAGTCTGTAAAGCAGGTTGTAGACTAAGAGGGAGGTGAAATAGTGAAATGGAAATTAGTTTACCACTTAACAGCTATTTTGCTTAGCATCGCGATGTTTTCTCCAATGGTCTTAGTAACTGCATCAGGGACCGATAATGCATCAATCTCTGGGATTTGGGAACCACAAGAAAACTTTGTAGATCCAGTGACGCTGAAAATACAAGAATTCAAGTTACAGGCGCTTAATGATGAAGAAATAACCGCAAGGCTCACAGAGCTGGGAATGGGTTGGGATCCTAAAACTGGTGCAAGATGGCTTGGTAGAGCCATGACTGCTGAAGAAGTTGCCAAAATGCCCAACAGAGGGCCCATAAAAGCCCCTGCCGAACAAGAAGCATTTTCCGATGGTTTTGTTGTTGCTTCCCAAGCCGATAGAACATCGTGTATGCGAACAAGTGCTGCCTCTTGGAGAGGCGTCTCCTGTGAGATGGTCTCAGGTTCCATGGGTGTTGCTTCAGGCCAAACGCTATACCATTACTTGTGTATGCAACTTGGCAGTTTAGATAGTGGTAGCAACTGGGTAGAAACTGTACTTTCTCATAACTTAGGCGAAGCTTACTCTTGGCGTTCATACGACAGTGATGAAGGCTACTGGATAATCCATCTGAATAAAAACACTCCCATAACTTCTGCTGACACCTATACTATCATGTTGGATGGCACTCAGGATGCTTATGGCTGGAAATACGATGTCTGGATTAACTATCAATGGGTAAGAACTGGGCACGTTTCAAGCTTGTACAACCAAGCTGGCTTCCAAAAAGAGGTCTACAGTAATTCCGGAGTATACACAAGCGATAGTTCTCATGCCGTATTCTACCGCAATTGGCTACAAAACTCACAAGGATGGGCCTATTGGACAAACTCAATTAATACCTGGTGGTCAACGGTCAGCCCCGTGCAAGAATCACACTCAATGGGTGCTTTGAGTTATAGATGGGAAACATGGGTATAACTAAGCGTTATACCTTTCACTAATCTTTTTTATGATATTAGCTAAACTTCGATTGTTATCTTTTTTGACAGCTCGTCCCCTTATCAGCAGATTAGCTATCCACTTTTTGATAAGAGCTAAATATGATTTGCCGTTATAGGAACGGTATGGATCGAAAGTTCAAAATATTAGCTGTTATATTTGTTGTAGTTCTATTATTGATTACGTTTGCGGTAAGTTATCAGTTGTTAGTTTTAAAAGGTGGAGTGTCAGTAAACCCGCCCATGCCAACCGGCAGTCCTGGCAATGAATCTGAGAACGCTCAGTCTCTACGCCTTTCAGTAAAGTTATTAAAAGATTCACAGGAAAGCCTCGAGTTTAACATCACTCAAGAAAGTTCGATTACGATAAATGTTGCTTTTGCATCCCTCTCAAAGAATCATTTCATAATACCTCTCTATCTGTCCGTAGGGTCCTTTGAAGGTCAACGCTTGTCTCAATTAATCACTTCTCCACCAGCACCATACCCAACTGCTCCATCGTCTATCGATGATGAGTCCTCCAATACCTCTAAACTTTTCGAAGCCAGTTTCACCGTAAACCCCCTAACGATTGAACCGAATGAGAATAAAACAACTGACTTGACAATAACAGCGCTACAAGAAGCAGATATCGGAGAATACGCAATGCTGTTGGAAATGGGGAGTTGGGAACAAACAGGATTATCTGCTATTACTTTCAAAATAAGGGTAATTCCAAATCAATAATTAATTATAACAGTGCCTTTTGGCAGCATGTTCTTGGTTCACTCAGGTATTCCTTCGTTGGTTTAGAAATTGAGTTGCATGACTTAGTTCATTCTGCAAGCGATTAACTTTACACATTAATGGTGATTTTGCTTTTGTTTACTCCTTGATGGCGAACGTCTGCAAGCTTTTTCTATCTTCTTGTTAGCGCAAAATAAAATTCTTGGTTAAACGTACTGTCCTATAATTTCGTATACTTGTCCTAAAGTGTAGAACTAAGTACAGCTTGTCTGATATGCATAAGTTAGTTTGCCAGGCAAACTACTAAGAAGAAAAATAAAAAAATGGAGAGAACTGATGAAAACAGGTAAAAAAGCGATATTGATAGGAACCTTTTGTTTAGTCATGATTTCAATGCTGTTTTTCCCAGCGGCGTCAGCTACAACATACTGTTACGGTTGGTATCATGTTCAAAACGATGTCACTGGAGTCTGGTCGTATGTAAAGGAGACCTCAGCAGTTCACGCTCAATCTGGTAATTATATGCAAAAGTGGAATGCAATATTGGTTGCAAGTGGCACTAATAATTACACTGCAGAAATAAACTTATGTTGGTATCAAACCGATTCAACCTCACAATTATTCTTTACTGCTGCAGTACAGAAACAAGGCGTTTGGCAGTCTGATGTTACAACTCAAATTTCAACGACAAATCTTGATTCTAATACCATAAGGATATGCGTTGGAAGAAATGGTACCGGTAGTAAGGTTTGGATGTTTTACTATAGCTTAGACAGCGGAGCCCATTGGACTACGATGCGTACGTATGACTTCGGAGTTGTTTGGAGTGGTGACAGATATGTCACAACATTTGAGGATAGTGTAGGGGCTATGACTGCAACTAGCCCACCAGCTCTTGCTGGACAAACAACTTCAATGCAGTATCAATTAAGTGGTTGGAACTGGTACGATACTAACCTAGATACAGTCCTGAACTCTGGACAAGACCCGCATATAACCTACGGACATACTGCGACCTCTGAAACAGGAACCTTCCACACATAAAACAGGCTAAACGTTTTTTTGACCGTTTTTACCGTTTTTTTTATTTATTGGATTTGACTTCGACTAAGGCGTGTACCCATGAACCGGAAAAATATCCT
This region includes:
- a CDS encoding winged helix-turn-helix domain-containing protein, with product MSLGVRDLPEDESSDVLKGTALDIYRLLLRSRKSLGIREIQRALKLSSPSVAQYHISKLEHAGLLKKESGNYTVDKLILENCVKISRFLIPRYLLYLSFAITILLIELTFLRPLVFNGEYFFYVSVTAIAVLVFLYETIKVWRKGSL
- a CDS encoding zinc-dependent metalloprotease, yielding MKNPKILKFVAVASVLFVIMAILPVHALAPSDETIGIPAGAMTFDELRSIISQSTNKDTVENDIEYEVCVETADAWQLPPEIVEKMTKEDLNKLACLPGYFTPNQMSIEVITDNIGGQMLLDETTHVVKTIVIIDEEAYYYYACNEPWFATWEGCCAWANNILEGGDDYLEIPFGIDFQAQSQYYCYWETPDYMDYYDLLDEIDGVDPTGVSCDVIVLMTGQSGGSIVGLANRMGHHFLMNAAASGWPYYIPVANLFQHEASHLYDCSDHGYDQTYCIMSYTYQWQTRGYCTGCTTQINLNCARFD